The sequence below is a genomic window from bacterium.
GTAGCGCCCGCCAGACAATCTCCGTGGTTTGCCCCTCGAAGGAACGTTAAGTGTAGCGAACCTGGGGATCCAAGTACGCGTAGAGGACGTCGACGGCGAGGTTCGCCATCGAGTAGATCACCGCGATCACCAGCGTCACGCCCAAGACGGCCGGGATATCGACGCTGATGACCGAGTTGGTCGCGTACCGTCCTAAGCCCGGCCACGAGAAGATCGTCTCGGTGAGCACGGCCCCGGAGAGCAGGCTGCCGTATGTCAATCCGATCACGGTGACCGTCGGGAGGAGCGCGTTGCGCAGCGCGTGCCGGAGCACCACCCGCCCTTCTGCCAGCCCTTTCGCTCGAGCGGTCCGCACGTAATCCTGGCGCAAGACCTCAAGCAGGCTCCCCCGAGTCATCCGCGTGATGAGGCCGGCGGAATAGTACCCCAATACGAACGCCGGCAGGATGAGATGGCGGCACGCGTCCCGCAGGGCGTCCCAACTGCCCGAGAGCAGGGCATCGACCGCCACCATCCCGGTGAGATGGGGGGGCGGCTGGGTGTAGATCCCGAGTTGACCGGGTCCAGGCAGGATCCCTAGCTTTGAATAGAGCACCCCGAGCAGCAGCAGCGCCACGTAGAATACCGGCAGCGACGTGCCGCCGAGCGCGAAGACACGGGCGACCTGGTCCGGCCATCGGTCCTTGTATAGCGCGGAGACGACCCCGGTGGGGATCCCGATCGCGATGGCGACCATCATCGCAGCAGTCGAGAGTTCCACCGTCGCCGGCAGGTACTGGGCCAGATCCTGACTTACCGGGCGGTTATCCATGATCGAGATGCCGAGGTTGCCGTGGAACAGGTCCCGCATGTAGATCACGTACTGGACGGGGAGCGGTTTGTCGAGTCCGATCTGGTGTCGGACTTTCTCCACCAAAGCGGGCGGCGCGTGCTCGCCGAGATATGCCGCGACCGGGTCTGCCGGGACGACGTGGGAAATTACGAACGTGATCAGCGTGACCCCCGCGAGGACGAACATGGTCAGGCCCGCCCTGCGGGCCACAAACCGAAGGAGGTTCATTCGCTGCGGAGCATGGGGTGGGGCGCGGATCCCCTCCCCACCCCACGCTGGACGCTGTCTACTGCTTCGTCATGACCAGGAAGTCATAGAAATTCACGGGATCGTACAGAAAATTCTGGATTCGCTTCGACACTCCTAGGGAGACAAGGGGCTGGTAGAGGATGGCGAACGGCCCATCCTGGGCCATCGTCTCGTTCACCTTCTTGTAGATCGCGGCGCGCTCCGGCGTGTTCTGCATCTCCGCGGCCTGGCCCACGAGCTTCGAGAGCGGGTCGTTGGCGTAATTGAGCCGCCAGGCGAGCGACTTCTGCGTGTAGTCGCCAAACGGCTTGGCAAAGTCGTCTGCGTCGGGGTAATCCACGAACCAGGTCAGCATGACCATTTGGGCCTGCTGCGCCCTGTAGGTCTTCAGCATCTCGCTCCCGACGATTTGCCGGACGTTGATCCGGATGCCGACCGCCCCGAGGTCGTTCTTGATCTTGGCGGCCAAATCTGCCCCCGAGATCCCACCTGCCTGCACCGCGGTCCCTATCAGCAATTCCGCTGTGAAGCCGTTGCCGAACCCG
It includes:
- a CDS encoding ABC transporter permease, yielding MNLLRFVARRAGLTMFVLAGVTLITFVISHVVPADPVAAYLGEHAPPALVEKVRHQIGLDKPLPVQYVIYMRDLFHGNLGISIMDNRPVSQDLAQYLPATVELSTAAMMVAIAIGIPTGVVSALYKDRWPDQVARVFALGGTSLPVFYVALLLLGVLYSKLGILPGPGQLGIYTQPPPHLTGMVAVDALLSGSWDALRDACRHLILPAFVLGYYSAGLITRMTRGSLLEVLRQDYVRTARAKGLAEGRVVLRHALRNALLPTVTVIGLTYGSLLSGAVLTETIFSWPGLGRYATNSVISVDIPAVLGVTLVIAVIYSMANLAVDVLYAYLDPQVRYT